From the Deinococcus sonorensis KR-87 genome, the window AAGGAGAACCCATGCAGACCCTCGATAGCCTGAATGTCGCCGGCAAGCGCGTGCTGGTGCGCGTGGACTACAACGTGCCGATCAAGGACGGGGTGATTCAGGATGACACCCGCATCCAGGCCTCGCTGCCGACCCTGCGCCGCCTGCTGGACGCGGGCGCCTCGGTGGTGCTGATGAGCCACCTGGGCCGCCCCAAGGGTGGCCCGGACCCCAAGTACACCCTGCAGCCGGTGGCCGAACGCCTGTCCGAACTGCTGGGCCAGCCGGTGCAGTTCATCGGCTCGCTGCCCGGCAGCGATGAGACGCGCGAAACGGTCAGCCAGCTGCAACCGGGTCAGGTGGCGCTGTTGGAGAACGTGCGCTTCGAGGCCGGCGAGGAGAAGAACGATGCCGGCCTGAACGGGCGGCTGGCCCAGCTAGGCGACGCCTTCGTGCTGGACGCGTTTGGCAGCGCGCACCGCGCCCACTCGTCGGTGAGCGGTGTGGCAGGCCTGCTGCCGCACGCGGGCGGCCTGCTGCTGGAGGCCGAGGTCAAGGCGCTGTCGCGCCTGCTGGAGCACCCGGAGCACCCGTACGTGGTGATCATCGGGGGGGCCAAGGTCAGCGACAAGATCAAGGTGATCGAGAACCTGCTGCCGAAGGTGGACCGGATGCTGATCGGCGGCGGCATGGCGTACACCTTCATCAAGGCCCAGGGCGGAAGCATCGGCAACAGCATCCACGAGGACGATCAGCTGGACCTGGCCCGCCGCCTGCTCAGCGAGTACGGCGACAAGCTGCTGCTCCCCACCGACGTGGTGGCGGCCGACCGCTTTGCCGAGGATGCCACCACCCAGGTGGTCCCGGCCAATGCCATTCCGGACGGCTGGGAAGGGCTGGATGCCGGGCCTCAGACGCGGGCGGCGTACGCCGCCGCGCTGCAGGGCGCGAAAACGGTGTTCTGGAACGGCCCGCTGGGCGTGTTCGAGTTCCAGGCTTTCGCGGCCGGCACCAACGCGATCGCGGAGGCGGTGGCCGGGCTGGGCGAGGGCGCCTACACCGTGATCGGCGGCGGTGACAGCGTCTCGGCCATCAACAAGAGCGGGCAGGCCGACCGGGTGAGCCACATCTCC encodes:
- a CDS encoding phosphoglycerate kinase; the encoded protein is MQTLDSLNVAGKRVLVRVDYNVPIKDGVIQDDTRIQASLPTLRRLLDAGASVVLMSHLGRPKGGPDPKYTLQPVAERLSELLGQPVQFIGSLPGSDETRETVSQLQPGQVALLENVRFEAGEEKNDAGLNGRLAQLGDAFVLDAFGSAHRAHSSVSGVAGLLPHAGGLLLEAEVKALSRLLEHPEHPYVVIIGGAKVSDKIKVIENLLPKVDRMLIGGGMAYTFIKAQGGSIGNSIHEDDQLDLARRLLSEYGDKLLLPTDVVAADRFAEDATTQVVPANAIPDGWEGLDAGPQTRAAYAAALQGAKTVFWNGPLGVFEFQAFAAGTNAIAEAVAGLGEGAYTVIGGGDSVSAINKSGQADRVSHISTGGGASLELLEGQQLPGVEAMK